The Anas acuta chromosome Z, bAnaAcu1.1, whole genome shotgun sequence DNA window TGAAATTCTCTCCCAGCATCCTTTTCCGTTTCTTCTCTCTGCGGGCTGAATTGCTTGGTTATGTGTTTTAATATAAGATTCACAATGTTGCCCTGAGCAATGTTTGAAACTGTAGATTCCAAAgactgtggttttgtttgtttggttggttgttgttgttgttttttttcctttaaactgtGATGATACTGTGGGGCATTCTTTTGAGggattttattcttgtttttacCAGCCTATAGCATGTTTCTGCCAGAATAAGAATGTCAGAAGACAGTAGGGAGTCTTATATATTTCACAGggaaattttatattaaaaaaatatatatatatatatattaaacagtttcatatatataaataggtGAAATAGACTAACAGACTAGTCGGTCACTTTGTGGTTTGATCCAAAATAGATGATTCCAGtatatcttcccctttcttctaccccttcccctcccctgccctaaCTGTAAGTGCATTTGGCTAGTATAAGTGTGGTACTCAGAGAGATCTCTGCCAGTACCTCTTGTAAGACATGGATCCAGGCCCCAGCTTTGCCTGGACAGGAGCCACAGAGCAGCGGAAATTCTGAGAcactttcttctcattttacAGCAGTctaaagaagcatttttaaaggaagaaaggggTAAAGCATTCATATCTATGTCTGTCCTTTGGATTCACAATTGACTCAAGTTGTTAAAACTCAATTTTCTGTGGCACTGTTTGAAACATAAAACCTTTTGCTTTCTATTTGGATTTTTAGATATTCATTGCTTGAGCTTCCATAGACCTCTTAAAactaaaatgaagttttctaAACTGAGAGGAGGTTGGTCATTAGTGGAGCAAATCCAATACCGCAACCAAGTACACATATTGATTCAGTATAGAATTGATGCCTCCTTTTAAAAACTCTAAGTTCTctatttgcttgctttgttttgttttaatcttagTGGATATCAAATTAGCAATGTGAAAACTGCAGCCCAGAAACAAAATACCCGTCTTTGAAAACAGGCTGTTTCCCCCatgctgcagaaacagaaaagggttCAATTTAAAACTGCTCAGGTCTCCACCGAGTTCAGGGGCGATATTTCTGCTGCGGCTTGTGCTGGGGGGCAGCCGGCGAGTGTATGCGGGGGCCTGAAGGGGTCTGCGGGTGTCCTGCCCGGCCTGAGCCGCCCCGCATGTGCCATCCCCTTTGGCAAAGCCAGAGGGGGAAAGCACGCCTCGCCCCTCTGTGCAAGCCGAAGGGCCCtgcaccccccagccccgcagttCCTTCCCGGTGGATGGGACCCCCGCAGCCCGCGGGCCCGGTTTGGGGTCTTTGCCCCCCCTCCGTCCCCCTGTCTGTCGCTCCTGGGAGCGGGGTGGGGGTCAGCAGAGGAAGGGAGCGGCTCGggagaagtgtgtgtgtgggggggggggggggggacgttCGCAGTGAGGTTTGGGGTTAAAAACTGCAGAACGGAACAGAAATGGGCTCGCAGGAGCCGGCGTGGCTGTagggaggaggcagcgggaGGAGCAAGCCTCGCAGTTTGGAGGCTCCCTGTGGACCCCCGGCCACCCCGAGGGTTCCGCCGAGCCCCGACCCCTCTCCTGGTCCCGAAATAGCCGAGCACTGGCACTCGGGGCAGGTCTGGTCTCCCTAAGCCGCTACAGGCTGCGCAGGCTGCTGGCGCTGTGGCACTGCGAGAACGCCCGGGACACACGTGGTTAGGAAAGATCAAAGCGGAGGTAAGAGCAGAAACCACTTTAATTGCGAAAATGAGGTCGAATAAGGTTTTCAGAAAGTCAGCTATATCCCCGAGGCTGTTAAAAGCACTATTGCCGTTTAATGTAAGCGGTTAAAGTTCAGAAACGACTGGACACTTACATTCACGCGACGCGCAGACTTAACATTCCCTTTTGCCTACAGTTAACATAGATTACACCAAACTAAACAGGAAAATatctatgtgtatatatatttggtcAAGCATTCCGTTCAGGCGGCCCGTCGCAGGGGTCCCGGCAGGGTGTCAGGGCGGGCTGGGCTTTCTGTCCTGCCGTCCTGCCGCCACCCAGGGCCAGGCggggaaggggacggggaaGCAGCCCGGGGCGAAGCAGCTGGGATTACATGGAGAGGGGGGAGCCCCTGCCGGGGGAGGCTCGCTGAGCCGCCGCGGGGAGCAGCCAGGTGGgggctctcctctccctgcccttggCACCGCAGTGGCACTGCCTGCTTCTGGCCGCAGctctgttttttggggggtggtcGTTCTTACCCTTGCCGGGGCTGGCCCGGGGGAGGAGAGAGCCGCCCCTTTCCATGCTGCGCTGAGAGATGTCGCTTTCGCCACCTGCGGCTGCCGCCGGGATGCTGTCAGcccctcccctgctgccacgGAGCACATGGCAGTGTTTTGGTTGACCGGTTTGGTTAGttctgctgtgtttgttttagttttttgtttttttttttttttttttagttgttgttttgttttgttttcttttctgttttcccgAGCAAAGTGTGCCGCATCTGGCTGCCTACGAAACAACAGCAAAGTCTCCGGAGAAACTTTCAAGCGGCTtcaaaaaagatcaaaaaaaaaaaagaagaaataaaaagaaatgctactTGCCGGCTGTTCAAACTCCCTGTGCCGCCGCGTGCGCGGTGAACTCAGAGACGGTCTCACAGCGCCAAGCTTTTCcaaggcattttaaaaaaatacacatctcCATGTAATGAGACATGGGAACTGCCCGTTCCCTCCCCGCGGTGTAACCAAGGGAAGCCCGATGAACTGGAAGGTCCTAACAGAGCAGGAGAGCTGTTACACACACATAAGGCAGAGGGAATGATGCTGGAAGTACCTTGCAAGGTTACAAACCACTGTCTCAGTTCCCCCAAGTAAATAAATCCCCGTGGCGGTTTCAAGCCCAaagccccttcctcctctgggAGAGTCGCCTTCAGCCTCCTCACTCACAGCGCCAGAGCGAGGTCGGACTCGGAGCCCACCGCCGCCTCCTATTAAATCCAGTAAAAAAGCCCGACACGGCGGTGTTCTGCATAGGGTGGTTTATTTTTACCGATGCTACTCGGGCAGACGCCGTGGTTTTACAGCGACCACAAGCAACGACCTGCAAAACCCTAAAGCCTACCCAGAATGACAGCAGGGAAGGAGGCGGCAGCGCAGCCCCGGCGGCCGCATCCTGACACCTCGCTGCTCCCGGCGGAGCCCcgctctgccctgcccggcACAGtacggcacggcacggcccttGTCCGATCGGCGGAGGGGCGAGGGGCGAGGGCGCTCTGCGAGGGAGGtcccggcgccccccggccTCCTACCGGCGCTGGGGAGGGTCTGGGAGGGGGGCGCACTGCTGAGGGGGGCAGGCGGGAGGGAGCCAGGGGCAGGAGCCGCCGCTGCCCTGTCCCGGAGCGGGGGGCTTCACTGCCTGCAGAATTTGCACTTGataattttcttaaaagcacTTTGGAAGTCTTTGTTGAAATAGGCATAGATAATGGGGTTGAGGAGGGAGTTGGAGTAGCCCAGCCAGTTGATGACTGCCCCCAGCCACTCGGGCATGTAGCACTTACTGTCACAAAAGGGCAGGACCAGCGCCACGATGAAGAACGGCAGCCAGCAGAGGATGAAGGTGCCCATAATGATGCCCAGGGTCTTGACAGTCTTCCTCTCCCGGGACAAAGCCATCCTCCGCTTGGCCTCCGTGTTCTTCTCGTTGCGCCGCTCAAAGgtggggggcggcggggagccgcACGCCTCGCTGGGCAGCGGCAGGTGAGTCTTGGAGGAGCTGTTACAGCGCTGGACCTCGATGATCTCCAGGGCTGCCCCGTCCTCGCCCTGCCGCACCGCGCCGTTGACACAGGCGCCGGTCCTGGGCTCCACAGTCCGCCGCCAGCCCTTGCCGGGCTCCCcgttgcttttcttctgcagggTGGCCGGGGAGAGGGTGAGGCAGGTGTCGGCGATTTTCTTCTTCTCCGCTTTCTTGACGGTCTTGCGGATCCTGAAGCGGGCCGCCTTGAAGATGCGGCCGTAGAGCACCAGCATGAGGAGCAGCGGGATGTAGAAGGCGCCGAAGGTGGAGTAGATGGTGTACCCGTGGTCCTTGCTGATGGTGCAGGCGTCGGGGTTCGAGCGGTCCTCGGGCGTTCTCCAGCCCAGCATGGGCGGGATGGATATCAAGAAGCCGATGAGCCAGGTCAGGCTGATGAGCACGGCGGCCCGCCGGGGAGTCCTCTTGTTGACATAGTCGATGGGGTCCGTGATGGCCCAGTACCTGTCCAAGGCGATGGCGCACAGGTGCAGGATGGAAGAGGTGCAGCACAGCACGTCCAGCGAGATGAAGATGTCGCAGGTGACCTGCCCCAGAGTCCACTTGTTCAGCACCTGGTAGAGGGCCGCCATGGGCAGCACCAGCACGGACACCATGAGGTCGGTGACGGCCAGCGAGCCGATGAGATAGTTAGCCACGGTTTGCAGGGAGCGCTCCAGGGCGATGGCCGCGATCACGCAGGCGTTGCCGCTCACGGCGCACAGGATGAGCGTGCCCAGGAGCAGCGAGGTGAGCAGCTGGTAGCCCAGGGTCACCTCGGCGAGGCCGGGGCCACCTGCCCCCTCGGGGGAGCGCTCTGGGGAGGTAGTGTTGTTGGCCACATCCATGCCGGGACGGGGGGGGGTCGCTTCAGGAGACGGGCATGGGAAGAGGCGCCGGTCACTTGTGCGCTCCCCTGGCAGGAGGCATCGCCGCCCCGTGCGCTTTGGCCACGCCGGGGCCCCCCCGACACCCCTCCCTCCCCTATATAGCGCGGCGGGAGGCGGCCGAGGCTCGGAGGACGGCGGCTGGCGGagccgccccgcgcccgcccaTCACCGCTGCCTCTGCCCAGCGCCCAGCcccgggcggcgggggcggccctCCCGCGGCCGCCGCTCGCCGCGCTGCTGCCCCTCGCTCCGCCGCTCTCCCGCGCCTCTCCTTACTGCCctgcctcccttctccccccttcgcttgctccctccctccttcccctccccttccgTCCTCCCCCTCCATCCCGCCCGTCAcgggggagagaggggggggtCTCGCTGGGTCTCTATCGTACCGCCGGGGAGCCGGGCCGGAGGGGTGTCCGCGactcccctccgccccctccccggccgaGGGGGCACTGCAGGGACACCCACCACGCCCCCGCAATTCTGCCTCCAAATCTCCTCCCAACAGCTCCGCCCCGGGCAGTGAGGACTCTGGACTTCCCCTCGGGACCGGCTCCGGAGCTGGTGCGGGCTGTGCGAGGCGGGGGGAGGCTTTCTGCGGCTAGGTGCTGCCGGCTGGGGTCGGGGGACACAACATGCGCCAGCGCTGCCCGCCGCCTTTGGGGTGCCGGGGCTCTTGGGGCGCCTGGGGGCGCTTATCGCCACCAGCAggcaggcggcggcggccccaGGGCACGGGGCACCGGGCGGCTCTACCGGGCTCTCCCGGTGGCGGGGCCGCCTGCACTTTCTGAGGGGTCGCACCactgacccccgacccccgcGGGGCTCTGCTCTCGCCCCAGCTCGGCCGCTGTGGGCACGGTGCTGCCGGGGGTGCCCGGGGAACAATATCAGCCTAGCCGCTGGTGCGGGGAGAGGGCGTATGGACAGCGTGTATAGCTCTGCGTGGTGTCTCGGGAGGGGTTGCTTTTCATCTCAGTGCCGGGCAAGGCTCCTACTCAGTCGCTTACGAGCAAGGAAAACCCCATTGGTGATGATTCATGCCCTCGCCGCAGCGTCCTGGGGCGGTCGCCTGTCGTCGGAGGCTCCGCGCCAATTGCGCGGCTCCCCCGTGCCCAACTGGACACACGACATTGACCAAACTCGCATCCCGGGGCCACTGAGACGGGAAATCCAGTGCAACGCCCTTTGAAATCACTATTCTCCgaagaaaaacatcaacaacatcaacaaattCTATTACAGTTCCTCCcgaaaagaagaggaaatgcTGAGTCTGAAcgtgaaatgagaaaaatatctcTGGGAACAAtcttgagtttaaaaaaaaaaaaaaaaagtcagattgGCACATGTAAGTAAATATGCTAATATCCcgtatatgtatataaagaaTAGTAAACCTGGGAAAtacttgtaattaaaaaaaaaaaaaaaaaaaaagttgcgtGATTGACAGGCTTAACTTTACCTGTctgtgaaaagtaaaaaaaaaaaaaaaaaaaagtctttggaaGTGACTTGTGTGGCAGGCTTTATAAGATTCTGCGGCTCAGTGTTTCTAACGATGTGAAAACATCTCTCACTCTAGCTTGTAATTATGCCATGCAAGCTCAGAAAACGCAGAAAGCCAAATAAGTAATTGCTTAACAGGAAGATGTTGCCAGATTCTAACTTAATCAAACTTGAGATGAGAATCATAGAGCCTTGCTTTCACGAACTTAAGTTTCCTCATCTTCTCTCAGTCAGCACTTAACAATAAGGCTGAGTTCATAAATTCACAAGATTTGGATGGATTTCGGCCAATTCCTCTTTACTAGGGGACCAGGCTACGTTTCTCCACCTCCAGGCTTTCAATCTTTACCACTTTAAATGATCAAGACACAAATATAGACTGGTTAAGGCTGGATaagctgagcagagctgtaCCCCTGCCCGTCCGTTGTGTTAGCTGATCGTAATAACATTTACATGCTCTGTGTCCTATTGAAAGAAGATTTATGCTGTTGAGacacaggcaaaacaaaacccGTCTATTAATCAATATCTGAGTATGCTTTGCTTCTTCACTACCAAAACCTGTTCTCTTTTTAATGTCTCCTCAAATGTACGGCGCGGGTGGCTCCTAAGCAGTTGGATAGCAAGCCACAGCAAACCAAAGTTTGTGCTTCTTGCTGTTCAGAGACAGCTCGGTGTAACAAAGAAAGTACAAGTCTGTAAGGCAGGAAAATCACGAGGAGATTGTCCCAGCTTTCTTGCTTGGTGGTGGGCAAGTCATTAGCCTAATTAGATTAGCCTGAAATTAGTGCTTCAGAGCCACGGGGGATGCAGGCTTTAGAAACCTACAAAGGTCTCTCAAAGAAGTTGTAAAACAGAGGGGTTTTATGCTGACATGGCCAAGAGGACTCAATCTCAGCCGCTTTTTGCCCATAACTTCCAGCACAGAAGAATCGTTAGGGTCCTTATCcagttgaaatatttaaaatcagctttactcttcagttttgtttttttgttcagaGACCGAAAGTCATTTCCTTCTCAATTAAATTGCGAAGCAATTTAGGCAACCATGGAGGGATGAGAGGGAGTAGGAGGTGGAAGAGTTAGACGAAGGAAAGACTCACTCTTTTGATGTGATAGCGCCTTTAATCCTACTAAGCATTTAAACAGCAAGATGCTGTTTAAACTTTCAAAAAACTAAATGAGGTGCTAATGTGTTTAGACAACCTAGGTCAAGCACCTAGGGAAATTCTTTGAGGAAAGTCATAACCTCATAAAATCCACACTGACTTGAGTGAAAATGAAACGGTAGATTACTGCACAACCTAAGTCCAATTGAAATACTAATGTTATTCGGTTATGACACAGTTGCAGTAAAAGAAGAGGTGCCTCAGtaactacaaaaagaaaaggcattaaTAACCGTGGTAGGAGGTGCTTTACTGAGCGATTTCGTTTTACACACTTCAGGAAGAGCTACATACCCTTGATGCTCTCAGATTTTGACTGTATTATTTAGATGTATTTGCCAAGGTGAAACTGAAATGCTACAATTTGatcatagcattttttttttcacgtggCTGCATACAATGATTTGGtttgaaaagtattttgcttttgtatctCTACCATTCAGCAGCTATAAGACAGTACTTCtgttatacaaaaaaaaaaaaaaaaataagtatttaagtAACGGTTTCAGAAGCAATGGGCTTCACCAGAGAGCTaaggaaattaatgttttcatttcacagaaagTGATCCAGTATATGCAGTTTGCTATGGGAGAAATTCCAAACAGGTGGAAGAGAAGATGTGCCAAGAGAAAACCTACCAACTACAGACTTGAATTTTCTCATTAGGTATCTTGAAAATACAGCCAAGAGGAATTAGTATTACTCTTCCTTGTTCAAAACCTTCTGAAGAACAgctacaattttaaaatacagaaaagaaaacaggaatttcaTGGCTGGAGTGACTGTATAATTGAAACAGGTCCCCTCCACACAAGCTCATGCATTTCATTGTGAGAGATCCACATTGTAGGATACCTGCTGCATATTTCTGATCTTTCATAAACCTCAGAACATACCACAATACTTTAACAATTTTAAGCTTTGTACTGTAAGAAGCAAAAAACTGCAGGAATAACACAGAAATGTTTAAGGCCATTGCTGCAGAGCTCTCAAACAAACTGGTCTGGAGCAAACTGAGTCCAAATCTGGCAATCTACTTAATCCTGAATTTGTGGGCAAGATGAACCAGCTGACATTCAGCACCAGTAGCAGATCTCTTCCCTGTGTCTTCTACCTAGCTATGGCCAATCCCTGAAGCCCTGCACATCCAACATATAtatagtatgtatatatatatatacataatctTTCTTAAATCCTACAATTTGTCTCTTCAGTAACAATAGACTACACATTTAGTCCAGTAGCAGAATGGGTGGGagaagggggggaagggggagggaagactacatttctgatttctgtatCACCTTTGTGCACTGTCAGTATGTTTTCCCCTAAATTTCTCAGGTTCCATCTTTAAACAGTTATgtatttttccctattttaaAATGGCTATCTAAAAACTTGGCTACTGGCTAGAAATCTTCCAACTTATAATATATCTCCTAGGTTTTTCTATAACACTCTCCTCTTCTAATTTGTAGTTCTTTCTACATCTTAAGTCTTTATTTTGGATCACAGCTGTCGCTAAGCAGATGAGATGTCGCTAAGCTCCTGCTGAGCCACTTGGCTGCTTCTACACTACCTTCTGTCTAGACCACCTTCTGGGACATAGAGTTGGCTAGTTGTCTATGCAGTCCTCTCCAGCCAGCTCAGAGCTGGCTAGCTGTGGCCCAGCAAGAGTGCCCAGATATTCTAGTAGTTCTGCAAGAATCATCTTGGGAACTAACATAAGTAACAGCATCAGCACAGCTCTCAGCTTCAGATCTGGATTTTGTCCTGCAAGGTATAGTGATGTCTCTCAGTCTGTTCTGTAACACTCCCAGTTTTGCAGATGCAGAAGAGTACACCCAAGTTCAGACCTGGCAAGATCTGCTAGTCTGGTGCCAGTCATGCCAAAACAGCAGTGCTGTTTAAATCTGCCTTAGCAGGTCTCAGGAGCAGTAGAGCCAAGTTTACATGCTGCTAATGTAGTCTCTGGGAAGTCTGCACTGAGCCCAGTCagatttctgttccttcttcattgctctttttattttgtttgagcCAGATAGATTGTTTGTGCCCAATAACCCAGAAGAATAATTGGGAATGTGCAGGAATAACTATCATCTCGGAACACTGGAGCATCTGCCTATTATTAACTATGTTTTCCATCACCTGAGATCTCCCAGTTTCCACTGTCATCCCAGACAATAATGAGCTGACTGCAATTTCCACTGTCTTGTTCTCATTCCATTCAGTTAGCTTATCACAGCTCTCAtgttcatcatttttattaagaacAGAAACAGATTGTTTATGTACACAAGTACTTCTTTGCtacttctgctttcctctgctaAGAGACTACAGAACTAACTAAAATTATAGCTTAACTCAACATAACCCACAAGAGAGGATAATTCATTCCAACTCACAGTCTTAGAGGTAATAGAATAGTAAGTGatcatttcttccaaaatgaataaatactgCGTACATTCAAGTAGCATTACTGAAGTGAATCTGTTACCAGTGATTCCTGCTACCAAAATCATGGGGCAGATTTTATGCAGGTCTAGAACTTTAAgacaatttttgaaaaatgtccGCTTTAATATTACTACTCTGTGAAGGAAAAAGACTTTTGAGCTTATTTGTTAAAACATAGGTTTTCataattttacagaaacatcTCAGAATTTTGACATTCTGGGAAAACTCAAGATTAGACTAAATTTTCTGTGTTGCCCTTTCTGTATGCAGTGCAGCTATGATGAAGTAAGACCTAGAAGTTTGTCTCTTaaccatttctgctttttcttgatAATTAAGCTTCTAAGCACGGATTTGATCCCAGAGAAACACTAGGAAAATCTATTCAGTCGACTTTAATCATGCTGTAGAGAACAAAGCAATGTTCCAGCTACGCAGAGGTTTTTATCAGCACATCTCCTGTGTCAGAGACAAGGGAGAACAGTGCACAGAGCTGATGCACTAGGAGCCGGTCTCCATGAGGAAATATTTGTAGTTGTTTAAGAATCACCTGTGTGGTGCAATGCAGTCCTGAGAATCCAGAATCTGGCTAAATGGTTTCTTAAAAGCCACAGtctgatatttttaattgcattaaaaatactaCATCACAAGTAATTCTTTCCCATTTGAAGTTTGCTAAATAAATCATTCTAATAACACCTGTTACACTATTCTAAAATTGCTGACTGGTTAAATCAGGCTGTTTCTCATAGTTAATTAAGATTATTCCATCTATTTATTTAACTCTCACATTCATCTTATAGCAAAATATACAGCCAGCTTAAAACATTTGCTGACAATACATACCATATTCCAGTAGTATTCTAGATGTTAAGCAATTTTTCTAGGTATTAAACAATATTTGCATGATTGTTTAAACAAGGACTGCCAATGCAATGTAAGCTTtgcaagcatttttaaaatctgctgttttattttttcacttacttgttgctttgtttaatgtatttaatgGATATATTTCAGTGGATATATTCAAGCATTTTTGTTCCGGCCCCCTTCCACCCTCCCCTCTCTAACCTTACTCACCCCCAAGAATATGGAATACCTT harbors:
- the HTR1A gene encoding 5-hydroxytryptamine receptor 1A; this translates as MDVANNTTSPERSPEGAGGPGLAEVTLGYQLLTSLLLGTLILCAVSGNACVIAAIALERSLQTVANYLIGSLAVTDLMVSVLVLPMAALYQVLNKWTLGQVTCDIFISLDVLCCTSSILHLCAIALDRYWAITDPIDYVNKRTPRRAAVLISLTWLIGFLISIPPMLGWRTPEDRSNPDACTISKDHGYTIYSTFGAFYIPLLLMLVLYGRIFKAARFRIRKTVKKAEKKKIADTCLTLSPATLQKKSNGEPGKGWRRTVEPRTGACVNGAVRQGEDGAALEIIEVQRCNSSSKTHLPLPSEACGSPPPPTFERRNEKNTEAKRRMALSRERKTVKTLGIIMGTFILCWLPFFIVALVLPFCDSKCYMPEWLGAVINWLGYSNSLLNPIIYAYFNKDFQSAFKKIIKCKFCRQ